From a region of the Paenibacillus sp. FSL R10-2734 genome:
- a CDS encoding TetR/AcrR family transcriptional regulator C-terminal domain-containing protein, whose product MNQRERLTKLLLKQSLISLLKEKNISQISVKELCASAGINRSTFYLHYANAYELLELVEQEIIDNTNEYLKKIEANDNGITYILTFLEYIKKNDDLFAIMLLKSNDNVLFSKRLLNEILMNIDNHLQLDVPENMKRFTYAYLVNGSLAIIQEWILEKYIISSNELAQLIYSLADHSLLAFKTSDEN is encoded by the coding sequence ATGAATCAACGTGAACGGTTAACCAAACTGCTACTGAAGCAAAGCTTGATTAGTCTGCTCAAAGAAAAAAACATAAGTCAAATCAGTGTAAAAGAGTTATGCGCTTCAGCTGGCATCAATCGATCTACCTTTTACTTGCATTATGCAAATGCATATGAGCTACTTGAACTTGTAGAGCAGGAGATTATTGATAACACAAATGAATATTTAAAAAAAATCGAAGCTAATGACAATGGCATCACTTATATATTGACCTTTTTAGAATACATCAAAAAGAATGATGATTTATTTGCCATTATGCTACTCAAATCAAATGATAACGTGTTGTTTTCAAAACGTTTACTTAATGAAATACTGATGAATATTGACAATCACCTTCAGCTTGACGTTCCCGAAAATATGAAACGGTTTACTTACGCTTATTTGGTTAATGGAAGCTTAGCGATTATCCAGGAGTGGATACTAGAAAAATATATTATATCGAGCAATGAGTTGGCTCAACTTATTTACTCTTTGGCGGACCATTCCTTATTAGCGTTTAAGACATCGGACGAGAATTAA
- a CDS encoding VOC family protein, with the protein MINKIGQVMLYVSNQEESKDFWTEKLGFEVILDETNGPMRFIELAPKGAATSIVLHNKEFVAKMNPDMNLGTPSLMYFTDKFDELYRDLTNNNITVGEIVELPNGRVFNFADNEKNYFAIMEKGQ; encoded by the coding sequence ATGATTAATAAAATTGGTCAAGTTATGTTGTATGTAAGTAATCAAGAGGAATCCAAAGATTTCTGGACAGAAAAGCTAGGGTTTGAGGTGATTTTGGATGAAACCAATGGCCCGATGAGATTTATCGAACTTGCTCCTAAAGGTGCAGCAACTAGCATTGTTTTACATAATAAAGAGTTCGTTGCTAAGATGAATCCTGACATGAATCTAGGAACACCTTCATTAATGTATTTCACGGATAAATTCGATGAATTATATCGTGATTTGACGAACAACAATATCACAGTTGGAGAAATTGTAGAGCTTCCCAATGGAAGAGTATTCAACTTCGCAGATAATGAAAAGAATTACTTTGCTATAATGGAAAAAGGACAATAA
- a CDS encoding biotin transporter BioY, producing MKTKELIYAALFAALIAVLGMIPPIPLGFIPVPITAQTLGVMLAGCFLGKRMGFLSLVIFIILVAIGLPVLTGGRGGIAVLVGPSAGYILSFPIAAGLIGWYTEKIWLKVRTWKLIAVNLIFGVILVNLIGAPIMALITNTSIWAGIVGSLAFLPGDIIKAAIAAVITMQLRAISPIEEKAQI from the coding sequence TTGAAGACAAAAGAACTTATTTATGCTGCATTATTTGCAGCTCTCATCGCGGTGTTGGGCATGATTCCACCTATACCCCTCGGCTTTATCCCCGTCCCGATCACTGCGCAGACGCTCGGCGTCATGTTGGCTGGATGTTTTCTAGGGAAACGGATGGGCTTCCTCAGTCTAGTCATTTTTATTATTCTCGTAGCTATTGGCCTGCCTGTACTGACCGGCGGTCGCGGCGGAATCGCGGTGCTCGTTGGACCTTCTGCAGGGTACATACTTAGCTTTCCGATCGCGGCCGGCCTCATTGGCTGGTATACCGAAAAAATTTGGCTGAAGGTTCGAACTTGGAAGCTGATAGCAGTCAACCTAATCTTTGGCGTAATCCTAGTGAATCTGATAGGTGCACCCATCATGGCATTGATAACAAATACATCGATTTGGGCAGGTATTGTCGGTTCATTGGCCTTTCTTCCAGGAGACATCATCAAAGCCGCTATTGCAGCTGTCATAACAATGCAGCTTAGAGCAATCAGCCCTATCGAAGAAAAAGCACAGATTTGA
- a CDS encoding biotin--[acetyl-CoA-carboxylase] ligase, which yields MTVKEHILALLDSNKGEYFSGEEIAIQLSVTRSAVWKAIKSLQNDGYSIQAVTNKGYSMSPLTDILSVSAISKYLDTQGQKLRVEVFKTISSTNEAVKILASNGEAEGKVILSEEQTAGRGRKGRKFFSPPGTGIYMSILLRPKLSASEATLLTTCAAVAVALSIESVSGKDTQIKWVNDVFMEGKKVCGILTEASVSLENGWLDYAVLGIGINVALPSDGFPNDLSDIATSVISERNHYGDLRNRLVAEVLNNFMRFYEHLTDRLFLSEYRKRLISLGEPVTVMKDNKQRKATAIDINNDCHLKVRYENGDEEYLSSGEVSIKI from the coding sequence ATGACAGTTAAAGAGCATATTCTTGCCTTACTCGACAGTAATAAAGGTGAATATTTTTCCGGTGAGGAAATAGCCATACAGTTATCCGTCACGCGCAGCGCTGTCTGGAAAGCCATAAAATCGTTACAGAACGACGGTTATTCCATACAAGCTGTAACCAATAAAGGATATTCTATGTCACCTCTGACGGATATCCTATCTGTTAGTGCAATTTCAAAGTACCTGGATACACAGGGTCAGAAGTTACGTGTTGAAGTGTTTAAGACAATATCTTCTACGAACGAAGCCGTAAAAATCCTTGCCTCAAATGGCGAAGCTGAGGGTAAGGTGATCCTTTCGGAAGAACAGACAGCTGGCCGTGGGAGAAAGGGCAGAAAATTCTTTTCCCCACCGGGAACGGGTATTTATATGAGCATCCTACTGCGTCCAAAGCTGTCAGCATCAGAAGCCACTCTTCTGACTACTTGCGCTGCAGTCGCTGTTGCCCTGTCCATCGAAAGTGTATCCGGTAAAGACACGCAAATTAAATGGGTTAATGACGTTTTCATGGAAGGCAAAAAGGTGTGTGGAATCCTTACCGAAGCTTCTGTGTCACTGGAAAATGGCTGGCTAGATTATGCCGTTCTCGGTATTGGTATCAATGTAGCACTCCCGTCCGATGGTTTTCCTAACGATCTCTCCGATATTGCAACATCTGTAATTTCTGAAAGGAATCATTATGGTGATCTCCGCAACCGACTCGTAGCGGAAGTACTAAACAATTTCATGAGATTTTATGAGCATTTAACGGACAGATTGTTTCTTTCCGAATATAGAAAACGATTAATTTCACTTGGCGAACCCGTAACGGTGATGAAGGATAATAAACAACGTAAGGCAACCGCCATTGATATCAATAACGACTGTCATCTGAAAGTCAGATATGAGAATGGTGACGAGGAATATCTTTCAAGTGGAGAAGTAAGCATAAAAATTTAA
- a CDS encoding ABC transporter ATP-binding protein: MIISLKNVSWQRDNTIILRDMNWDVKQGQHWCIVGLNGSGKTTMLNVVNGYIWPTTGQVEVLDHRFGDVDLRELRKRIGWVSTSLQQKLYGHQTALTIVLSGKFATIGLYDKTNEEDQKQAEELMEFLDCSSLAARTYDTLSQGQRQKVLIARALMANPDLLILDEPCTGLDIFAREQLLQMIEKITKQPGGPTLLYVTHHIEEITPCFTHTLLVKNGEIYKGDVTEKCLQSDVLSDFFDTPVEVQEHHNRKWLTLAGN; encoded by the coding sequence ATGATTATTTCACTCAAAAATGTATCCTGGCAACGTGATAACACGATAATTTTACGCGACATGAATTGGGATGTGAAGCAAGGACAACACTGGTGTATCGTTGGTCTGAATGGATCAGGCAAAACGACGATGCTGAACGTTGTGAACGGCTATATCTGGCCGACGACGGGGCAAGTCGAAGTGCTGGACCATCGCTTCGGCGATGTGGATCTGAGGGAGCTACGTAAACGAATCGGTTGGGTAAGCACATCCTTGCAGCAAAAGCTGTACGGCCATCAGACTGCACTGACCATCGTCCTCAGCGGAAAATTCGCGACCATCGGTCTGTATGACAAGACAAACGAAGAAGATCAAAAGCAGGCCGAGGAGTTGATGGAATTTCTAGACTGCTCTTCCTTAGCCGCTCGTACATATGATACCTTGTCACAAGGACAGCGGCAGAAGGTCCTCATTGCACGCGCACTAATGGCCAATCCAGACCTATTGATCCTTGATGAGCCATGCACGGGACTTGATATTTTTGCCCGAGAACAGCTGCTGCAGATGATCGAGAAGATTACAAAGCAACCAGGCGGACCAACCTTGCTGTATGTAACGCATCATATCGAAGAGATAACGCCATGTTTCACACATACGCTATTGGTAAAGAACGGTGAAATCTACAAAGGGGATGTGACGGAAAAGTGCTTGCAGTCGGATGTGTTGAGCGATTTCTTTGATACCCCCGTTGAAGTTCAGGAACATCATAATCGCAAATGGCTTACACTTGCAGGTAACTAG
- the ppsA gene encoding phosphoenolpyruvate synthase → MSSLVLGFQEIEKTQLLLVGGKGLNLGELSNIEGIQVPEGFCVTTVGYQKVIEQNEMYHSLLDQLAMLKVEDRDQIGEISRNLRQLLMEVEIPSDVVSSVTSYLSQLGEEHAYAVRSSATAEDLPHASFAGQQDTYLNIMGVDAILQHITKCWASLFTDRAVIYRIQNGFDHSQVYLSVIIQKMVFPQASGILFTADPISSNRKLLSIDASFGLGEALVSGLVSADCYKVLDEEIVDKRIATKKLAIYGLKEGGTETRPIDLDQQKTQTLSEQQILQLARIGRQIEAYFGYPQDIEWCLAYDTFYIVQSRPITTLYPIPKANDQDNHVYVSVGHQQMMTDPMKPLGLSFYLLTTPAPMRTAGGRLFVDVTHMLASPVQRETFLNTLGKSDPLIYDAFTTLIERDFIKSLPDDRKDLTPDNSSKGSSSAGFQALIENDPAIVSDLIKKSQTSIEELKQNIQTKSGADLFDFILEDLQELKKILFDPQSSKVFMTAMNASSWINEKMYEWLGEKNAADTLSQSVPNNITSEMGLALLDVADSIRLYPEVIDYLQHVQDDNFLDELVKFDGGQETQDAIYAYLNKYGMRCAGEIDISRTRWSEKPITLVPMILSNIKNFEPNAGNRKFEQGRQEALEKEHELLYRLKQLPAGELKAKETKRVISLIRNFIGYREYPKYGMINRYFVYKQALLKEAEQLVQASVIHEKEDIYYLAFEELHEVVRTNKLDYQIISKRKDEYKVYEKLTPPRVITSDGEIITGQYKRENLPSGAIVGLAVSSGVIEGRARVILNMEEASLEAGDILVTSFTDPSWTTLFVSIKGLVTEVGGLMTHGAVIAREYGLPAVVGVENATKRIKDGQRIRVNGIEGYIEIL, encoded by the coding sequence ATGAGTTCATTGGTTCTCGGTTTTCAGGAGATTGAAAAAACGCAGCTTTTGCTCGTTGGCGGAAAAGGTTTGAATTTAGGAGAATTATCAAACATCGAAGGAATACAAGTACCTGAAGGATTTTGTGTTACAACAGTGGGCTATCAAAAAGTCATCGAACAGAATGAAATGTATCATTCTTTACTGGATCAACTAGCTATGCTTAAAGTAGAAGATCGAGATCAAATTGGTGAAATTAGCAGGAATCTTCGACAACTCCTTATGGAGGTAGAAATCCCATCAGATGTTGTGTCGTCAGTTACTTCCTATCTCTCCCAGCTAGGTGAAGAACATGCTTATGCAGTGCGTTCTAGTGCAACTGCTGAGGATTTACCGCATGCCTCTTTTGCTGGCCAACAAGACACCTATTTAAATATCATGGGCGTCGATGCCATCTTGCAGCATATCACCAAATGTTGGGCCTCCCTTTTTACAGATCGCGCGGTCATTTATCGTATACAAAATGGATTTGATCACAGTCAGGTTTATTTATCAGTTATCATTCAAAAGATGGTTTTCCCACAAGCCTCAGGAATTCTATTTACCGCCGATCCAATTTCTTCAAACCGAAAGCTGCTATCTATCGATGCCAGTTTTGGACTTGGAGAAGCATTAGTCTCTGGTTTGGTATCTGCCGATTGTTATAAAGTGCTGGATGAAGAAATCGTCGATAAGAGAATCGCAACCAAAAAACTGGCTATCTATGGACTAAAAGAAGGTGGCACAGAGACCCGGCCAATCGATCTCGATCAGCAAAAGACACAAACACTCTCGGAACAACAAATTTTACAATTGGCACGCATAGGAAGACAGATCGAAGCTTATTTTGGTTACCCACAAGATATCGAATGGTGTTTGGCTTATGATACATTTTATATTGTCCAGAGTCGGCCAATAACAACTTTATATCCGATCCCTAAAGCGAATGATCAAGACAATCACGTATACGTATCTGTCGGACATCAACAAATGATGACGGATCCCATGAAACCACTTGGATTGTCTTTTTACCTGTTAACGACTCCTGCACCCATGCGTACAGCGGGCGGTAGATTGTTTGTTGATGTCACACATATGCTGGCTTCACCTGTCCAAAGAGAAACTTTCTTAAATACCCTAGGAAAATCCGATCCGCTCATATACGACGCATTTACGACCCTAATAGAGCGAGATTTTATAAAATCGTTACCAGATGATAGAAAAGACCTGACTCCCGATAATAGCAGTAAGGGTAGTTCGTCTGCAGGTTTTCAAGCACTAATCGAAAACGATCCGGCAATCGTTTCTGATTTGATTAAGAAGAGTCAAACATCGATAGAAGAATTAAAACAAAACATCCAAACGAAATCAGGTGCAGATTTATTTGATTTTATACTCGAAGATCTCCAGGAATTAAAGAAGATCTTATTTGACCCACAAAGTTCAAAGGTTTTTATGACTGCTATGAACGCTTCGTCATGGATCAATGAAAAAATGTACGAGTGGTTAGGTGAAAAAAACGCAGCAGATACGCTTTCTCAATCTGTACCAAACAACATTACTTCGGAAATGGGTCTGGCGCTATTGGATGTCGCAGATTCGATTCGTCTTTATCCAGAAGTCATTGATTATTTACAACATGTACAAGATGATAATTTTTTGGATGAACTGGTTAAGTTTGATGGTGGTCAGGAAACTCAAGACGCTATCTACGCTTATCTCAACAAATACGGAATGAGATGTGCCGGTGAAATCGATATTTCGAGAACTCGTTGGAGTGAAAAACCAATTACACTTGTCCCCATGATTCTCAGTAATATCAAAAACTTTGAGCCTAATGCTGGCAATCGGAAATTTGAGCAAGGGCGACAGGAAGCTTTAGAAAAAGAACATGAGTTATTATATCGATTGAAGCAATTACCGGCTGGTGAACTAAAAGCTAAAGAGACAAAACGAGTGATTAGTTTAATCCGGAATTTCATCGGTTATCGTGAATATCCAAAATACGGCATGATTAATCGCTACTTCGTTTATAAGCAGGCTTTACTGAAAGAAGCCGAACAACTCGTACAAGCTAGCGTTATTCATGAAAAAGAAGATATATACTATCTCGCTTTTGAAGAACTACACGAAGTCGTACGCACAAATAAATTGGATTATCAAATCATCAGTAAACGAAAAGATGAATATAAAGTATATGAAAAACTAACTCCGCCACGTGTAATCACGTCTGATGGTGAAATTATTACAGGTCAATACAAACGAGAAAATCTCCCATCCGGAGCAATCGTAGGTCTAGCTGTTTCTTCTGGAGTTATAGAAGGACGAGCACGTGTCATTTTAAACATGGAAGAGGCAAGTCTGGAAGCTGGAGATATATTAGTTACCTCATTTACTGACCCTAGCTGGACAACACTGTTCGTATCTATAAAAGGTCTAGTCACCGAAGTTGGCGGACTGATGACCCATGGAGCCGTTATCGCTCGTGAATATGGCTTGCCAGCAGTTGTCGGAGTGGAAAATGCTACTAAGCGAATAAAAGACGGGCAACGAATTCGCGTGAATGGAATAGAAGGGTATATCGAAATATTGTAA
- a CDS encoding discoidin domain-containing protein has translation MKKIGAGFIFLIVMCAALSTTAFAKQPYSSYWFPEQLLQWSPASDPDAAFNRSTIPLQDRFVTDGVNAHATKAPKVMALSALNSGTSGVPSQGSDKFGANTFSYWQYVDKLVYWAGSAGEGIIVPPSADTIDAAHKNGVPIIGTVFFPPTVYGGKYEWVKQMLQQNSDGSFPAADKLIQVANYYGFDGWFINQETEGGTPADAQQMKAFLSYLESHKSASMQIVWYDSMTNEGSISWQNALNDKNAMFLQDNKKQVSDNMFLNFWWKELKSSAEKANSLGRSQYDLYAGIDVEAKGYDTKVKWNLLFPEGQPAVTSLGIYRPDWAFNSAESMEDFFVRENKFWVGPNGNPSNTVSDQSWKGIANDVVESSPVNKLPFITNFNTGSGQNYYVRGKQVRDKGWNNRSLQDILPTWRWIADSKGTALTPELDWSDAYYGGSSLKVSGDLSHNNATHLKLYKTDLKIEASTKLSVTYKTLNKPSLKVGLAFADQPDQFVFLNVKDKTAPGWTTETLNLTPYKGKRIVALSLYFDTKDTISNYSIQIGQFSIQNVNDPIKPLPAVRELKVTQSDFRDGIYGDARMEWKQLDEQVKQYEIYRVLPDGSEVLLGATPNHVFYVPEMRRIDKEMVTALKVVAINGRYDQGQASSVKISWPAYPKPIAEFKADRTLVSPGESVNFTDLSTEVTEEWSWNFESGSPAVSTSKNPIVAFKQEGVYSVTLTATNSSGQDTITKKALITVSKEAGAVKNLALGKTATADQACGEKEGAANAVDGKVTDNSKWCALGNLPHWLQVDLGAEHQISTFIIKHAQSGGEWSGFNTSDYTIQVSSDGTNWTDVANVKGNSEAESTDAIALVKARYVKLITLKPTQGADTAARIYEFEVYGL, from the coding sequence ATGAAAAAGATTGGTGCAGGTTTTATATTCTTAATTGTGATGTGCGCAGCATTATCCACAACTGCGTTCGCTAAACAGCCTTATTCATCCTACTGGTTTCCAGAGCAATTACTTCAGTGGAGTCCGGCATCCGACCCGGATGCGGCATTCAACCGGAGCACGATCCCACTACAAGACCGCTTTGTGACTGATGGAGTCAACGCTCATGCGACAAAAGCGCCGAAAGTCATGGCTTTATCAGCACTGAACTCGGGAACAAGTGGTGTGCCATCACAGGGTTCGGACAAATTTGGAGCTAACACGTTTAGTTATTGGCAGTATGTTGACAAGCTGGTCTATTGGGCCGGATCTGCCGGTGAAGGGATCATCGTACCGCCAAGCGCTGATACGATCGACGCGGCTCATAAGAATGGCGTGCCGATTATCGGAACGGTGTTCTTCCCGCCAACCGTGTATGGAGGGAAATATGAATGGGTGAAGCAAATGCTTCAGCAGAACAGCGATGGCTCCTTTCCTGCCGCAGATAAGCTGATCCAGGTTGCGAATTACTACGGATTTGATGGTTGGTTCATTAACCAGGAGACTGAGGGTGGAACACCAGCTGACGCACAGCAAATGAAAGCTTTTCTAAGTTATCTAGAATCGCATAAATCTGCATCTATGCAAATCGTATGGTACGACTCCATGACCAATGAAGGCAGTATCAGTTGGCAAAATGCACTAAATGACAAGAATGCAATGTTCCTGCAAGACAATAAGAAGCAAGTATCAGACAATATGTTCCTGAACTTCTGGTGGAAAGAACTTAAGAGCTCAGCGGAGAAGGCCAACAGCTTAGGCAGAAGTCAGTATGACTTGTATGCAGGCATCGACGTTGAAGCCAAGGGCTACGATACGAAAGTGAAATGGAATCTGCTATTTCCAGAAGGTCAACCTGCAGTCACTTCTCTTGGTATTTACCGCCCAGACTGGGCTTTTAACAGCGCAGAGAGTATGGAGGATTTCTTCGTACGTGAGAACAAATTCTGGGTGGGGCCAAACGGGAATCCTAGTAACACCGTGAGCGATCAGTCCTGGAAAGGAATCGCGAACGATGTGGTAGAATCATCCCCTGTAAATAAGCTGCCTTTCATCACCAACTTCAATACAGGAAGTGGACAGAATTATTATGTCCGAGGGAAGCAGGTGCGGGATAAAGGATGGAACAACCGGAGCCTACAGGATATCCTACCAACATGGCGCTGGATCGCCGACAGCAAAGGAACAGCTCTTACTCCGGAGCTCGATTGGTCCGATGCGTATTACGGCGGCAGCTCGCTGAAGGTCTCAGGTGATTTGAGTCATAACAATGCGACACATCTGAAGCTCTACAAAACAGACCTTAAGATCGAAGCGAGTACAAAGCTGTCGGTTACTTATAAAACACTGAATAAGCCAAGCCTGAAGGTAGGACTTGCTTTCGCAGACCAACCCGACCAATTTGTCTTCCTAAACGTGAAGGATAAGACAGCGCCAGGCTGGACTACCGAAACGTTGAATTTGACCCCTTACAAAGGGAAACGAATCGTAGCGTTGTCACTGTATTTTGATACTAAGGATACGATTAGTAATTATTCCATTCAAATTGGTCAGTTCTCCATCCAAAATGTCAACGACCCGATTAAACCGCTGCCGGCGGTTCGCGAACTGAAGGTCACTCAATCCGATTTCCGCGATGGAATTTATGGAGATGCTAGAATGGAGTGGAAACAGCTTGACGAGCAGGTGAAGCAATACGAAATCTATCGTGTTCTGCCAGATGGCAGTGAGGTACTCTTGGGTGCAACGCCAAATCATGTATTTTACGTTCCTGAGATGCGAAGAATAGACAAGGAAATGGTTACAGCATTGAAGGTTGTTGCAATCAATGGAAGATACGATCAAGGTCAGGCCTCCAGCGTGAAGATCAGTTGGCCGGCTTATCCGAAGCCAATTGCGGAATTCAAGGCTGATCGGACCTTGGTGTCTCCAGGTGAGAGCGTAAACTTCACTGACCTGTCGACCGAAGTGACGGAAGAATGGTCATGGAATTTCGAAAGCGGAAGCCCTGCTGTCAGCACATCGAAGAACCCGATTGTAGCGTTCAAACAGGAAGGCGTATATAGCGTGACACTGACTGCAACCAACAGTTCTGGTCAAGACACAATTACGAAAAAGGCGCTCATCACAGTAAGCAAGGAAGCTGGTGCGGTGAAGAATTTAGCACTTGGCAAAACTGCAACAGCCGATCAGGCATGTGGTGAAAAAGAAGGAGCAGCAAACGCCGTAGACGGTAAAGTGACGGATAACAGCAAATGGTGTGCACTTGGTAATCTGCCGCATTGGCTTCAAGTCGATCTCGGTGCCGAGCATCAAATCAGCACTTTTATCATCAAGCATGCTCAGAGCGGAGGAGAATGGTCCGGGTTTAATACCAGCGATTATACCATTCAGGTGAGCAGTGACGGAACGAACTGGACGGATGTCGCAAACGTGAAAGGAAATTCGGAAGCAGAGTCGACAGACGCGATTGCGTTGGTGAAAGCTCGTTATGTAAAATTAATAACTCTTAAGCCCACGCAAGGTGCCGATACAGCAGCGCGAATCTATGAGTTTGAAGTCTATGGGTTGTAG
- a CDS encoding aminoglycoside phosphotransferase family protein, which produces MTYKKPKLVMSEIEKVLENHLRPGATEITPLSGGNISNVFSFILEGKDYVVKFSDLAGAYETENYVSNLLSSQNIPFPKCLALGRTNQLTYLIMERMEGRNLSDCTAEEQTLQLPEIIGILTKMAAADIEATNGYGWIGADGNGSYASWKDFVVAVNSEDQTGTFWENWHELFHTTCLERDVYEEIYSRLLAYVPYNESNRSFIHGDFQQWNILFNGTRITGIIDGNYMYGDFLVDLAILDRHMPWSDVIKTYQTNQEKAGIVTPYFKERLMGAYYFKGLDGLRFYAKMGWNDAYMNTRQFLLNLKA; this is translated from the coding sequence ATGACTTACAAGAAGCCAAAATTGGTCATGAGTGAAATCGAAAAAGTTCTAGAGAATCATCTTAGACCAGGTGCGACTGAGATTACACCGCTTTCCGGTGGCAATATAAGCAACGTGTTCTCTTTTATCCTCGAAGGGAAAGACTATGTAGTGAAATTCAGCGATCTGGCAGGAGCGTATGAAACAGAAAACTATGTATCGAATTTGCTGTCAAGTCAGAACATCCCTTTCCCCAAATGTTTAGCGTTAGGGAGAACTAACCAATTAACCTATTTGATCATGGAACGAATGGAAGGGCGCAACCTATCCGATTGCACGGCAGAGGAACAAACCCTTCAGTTGCCTGAAATTATCGGCATTTTGACAAAAATGGCCGCAGCGGATATTGAGGCAACTAACGGGTATGGGTGGATCGGCGCTGATGGCAATGGGTCATATGCATCTTGGAAGGACTTCGTCGTTGCCGTAAATTCAGAAGATCAGACGGGGACATTCTGGGAGAACTGGCATGAGCTCTTCCACACGACTTGCTTGGAGAGGGACGTATACGAAGAAATCTATAGTCGTTTGCTGGCCTACGTACCCTATAATGAATCGAACAGAAGCTTTATACACGGAGATTTTCAACAGTGGAATATTTTGTTCAACGGAACTCGAATTACTGGCATCATTGATGGGAATTACATGTATGGCGATTTTCTCGTAGACCTTGCAATTCTCGATCGGCATATGCCATGGAGTGATGTCATTAAGACGTATCAAACCAATCAAGAAAAAGCCGGAATAGTGACACCTTATTTTAAAGAGCGTCTAATGGGTGCCTATTATTTCAAGGGACTCGACGGACTTCGATTCTACGCCAAGATGGGATGGAACGATGCTTATATGAACACACGGCAGTTTCTTTTAAATCTAAAAGCTTAA
- a CDS encoding phosphotransferase, with protein MNYYEVVKIGDACLLPQISELYGLEGYELQPVKAHDGGRNVVYTCEKKGSDAKILRIAFLNDRSREDFLGEIEYIRYLFEHGGSISDVINSRKGNLLEEITHNNHTFFICLFNKAKGKMLADNNYRYREEAPITEYYYNCGKVLGKMHELSKGYTPVHRRHSFFDRFNAENINNLIPDSLTLLKVKLVKLLNTLEELDRNQESFGMIHFDYNDGNYSIDFDTGQITVYDFDNSCFCWYLFDLASLWTQGVGWIQFEPEAGKRKKFMDDYFEEALKGYRSETTIEQSMLDKIPLFIQVNLMENIVDAFEVMRNNGEEATCDEELSYRIKCLEDDIPYMGFFHDIYSCEEPFEYEERDMI; from the coding sequence ATGAATTATTACGAGGTTGTTAAAATCGGTGATGCATGTTTGCTTCCACAAATATCGGAGTTGTATGGGTTGGAAGGTTATGAACTCCAGCCTGTTAAGGCACATGATGGAGGCCGTAATGTCGTTTATACTTGTGAGAAAAAAGGCTCCGACGCAAAAATACTCAGAATTGCTTTCTTAAATGACAGAAGCCGAGAAGATTTTTTAGGTGAAATTGAATATATTAGATATTTATTTGAACATGGCGGAAGTATCTCGGATGTAATCAACTCCCGAAAAGGGAATCTGCTGGAAGAGATCACTCATAATAATCACACTTTTTTTATCTGCTTATTTAATAAGGCAAAGGGAAAAATGCTAGCGGATAATAACTATCGGTACCGGGAAGAAGCTCCAATTACCGAATATTATTATAACTGTGGTAAAGTTCTAGGGAAAATGCACGAATTATCGAAAGGATATACACCTGTTCATCGTCGTCATAGTTTTTTTGACAGATTCAATGCCGAGAATATCAATAATTTGATACCCGACTCCTTAACTCTACTTAAAGTGAAGCTGGTAAAGCTACTTAACACGTTAGAAGAATTAGACAGGAACCAGGAGTCTTTCGGTATGATCCATTTTGATTACAACGATGGGAATTATTCGATAGACTTTGATACTGGGCAAATAACTGTATATGATTTCGATAATTCATGTTTCTGCTGGTATTTGTTTGATCTGGCAAGTCTATGGACACAAGGAGTAGGATGGATACAATTTGAACCTGAAGCTGGTAAACGCAAAAAGTTCATGGATGATTACTTTGAAGAAGCCCTCAAAGGATACAGATCCGAGACCACGATTGAACAGTCGATGTTGGATAAAATCCCCTTATTTATCCAAGTGAATCTCATGGAAAATATAGTAGATGCATTCGAGGTAATGCGGAATAATGGTGAAGAGGCAACATGTGATGAGGAGCTGTCCTATCGTATAAAATGCTTGGAAGACGACATCCCGTATATGGGGTTTTTCCATGACATTTATTCGTGTGAAGAACCCTTTGAGTATGAGGAACGAGATATGATATAG